A region of the Flavobacteriaceae bacterium MAR_2010_188 genome:
TACCAATTCGGAAATACAACTTTTAAATAGAAAGTCTTTTTTAGTAAGAAATCTTGAAATTCTTAAATCAAGTTTGAAGGATTTTATAGGCAATTAATTAGTTGAAAATAATTCACGCCTAAAGAGGTATACCATCATTACCAAATAAATACTGTAGGTCACAAAATGTGCAATCGTCGCACCAACAACACCATAGATATCGATATAATATATACTGCTCAACACCAAGATGCTAATAGAAACACTCTCGGTGACAAGGTATTGCTTCAACATATTTTTGGCCAAAAGCTGGTATGAAATGACCAATGAAATCACCTTTAGAAAATCACCCAAAAGCTGCCAAAAAAAGAGGGATTCGACTGCATAAAATTCTTTGGTAAAAACCAGCAGAATTATATAGTTTCGGAAAAAGTATATTCCGATTAAACCAATGGCGAAAATCGGTAAAATGTTTTTATAAAAGTTGAAGATTTCTTTTCTAAACTCTGAAGCTTCAGAAATCTGGGAAAATCGAGGTAAGATATATAAAGTTAAAAGCGTACTGATAAACATTAGGTAATACTTAGACAATCGGTTCATGGCTTCCCAATAACCTGCTTGGTCAAGACCAACCTTTTCAGCAATATAATTTCTAACAAAAACAAAGGCCAGCGGTAAAAGTGCCGCCGAAAATAACGCCATTATCGAATAAGAACTCAGGTTCTTAATAATCCCAAAATTGAAATTCTTAAAATCTACCAGGCTTATCTTTTTAAACTTTGTACGAATTCCGATTAGGGTCACCAAAAGAACCGTTATTTCTGCCAAGACAATGGCAATCATGGCGCCAGCGATGGAATATTTCCAAATCAATATTATTGTGACAGCCCCGGCCAGAATTTGGCCGATAATGGTAACTTTAAGCAGAAATTTAAATTTTGAAATTCCGTTTAATACTGCCAGGATTAAAAGATTTATAGAATAAAAAGGTAGCGCCAGCGCAAGAATCCTGAATACATAAGAATAATCGCCCTTAGAATTCAGAATGCTGTCGTTGAGCCAATCTGCGCTAAAAAATATGGCAATGGACAAAAGAATAGAAATTCCTAAAACCGAGTAAAACGAAGTTGATAAAAGTCTTGAAAGTTGCAGCGCGTCTTTCTTCAACTCAGCCGTATATTTTACAATGCCATTGTAGAAACCCAAAGAACCAAAGGACCGAGTGGAGCCTAGAAAATCACGTAGATTACCGACAATTGCCATTCCTGAAGGACCAATATAATATGCGATAGCCTTAGACGTTAGAAAACCGACAATTACGCGCGTAATAACCGCTACGGAGTTTAGCGAAGCAATTTTTAAAAGAAGATTCTTATCGAAATAATTCAGCAGCCTTTTCAAAAAACACCGATTTTAATGTGGTTTAATAGACATCTATTCTTTGGAGGCAGGCAATACACTAAATATTGAACTACTGAATATGAGCACAATAATACCGAACTGCATTAAATAACTCACAAAATGTCCTATCACCGCTCCCTGCAGACCATACATATCTACCAGCAATATGCTAGAAAGATACAACATGAGAATCAAGAATATCTCGATGATTACAAAATGGAAGAACATTCTTTTTGCAATAAACTGGTAAGCGATTATCATGGCCATAATCTTTAAAAAATCCCCTAGCATTTGCCAAAGAAAAAGATTTTCGGTCGGTAAGAATTCCGGTGTAAAGATTATCCTAATTATAATTCCCTTCAAAACAAAAATAATAACCATACCGATCGCAATGATTGGCATTATGGACTTATAAAGTAAAATTAATTCTTTCTTGATCAAGTCTTTTTCATGGATATCCCGGAATTTCGGGATAATATATAATGCCATTATGGAATTGACGAACATTAAATAATAATCAGAAATTCTATTCATCGCCTCCCAATAGCCAGCTTCTACCAAACCAACGGAACTTATAATATAATTTCTTATAAAAATTAGAGTGAGAGGCATGGCTACTGTGGTAACAATCGCCATGACTGCATAAGGTGAGAATCTACGGAGCATGTTATAGTTTACGTCCTTTATATTAACTAATGAAACCAAACTTTTCCGGTTTACGATACCTATAACGGTTATAAGAAAGATGATGGAAGGTGCCATCACAGCAGATATTAGGGCTCCGTCGATGTTATTTTGATAGATAAGTAATATAGTGATAAGCAGACCTAAAACTTGACCTATAATATTGATTACCAATAGCATTTTATATTTTGAAAATCCATTGAGAATGGAAAAACAAAACATGTTTATTGAATAGAATGGAAGCGCTAGAGCAAAAATCTCGATGATATAATCGAAATTATAGTAATCAGAGAAAAGAAACTTATTTATAGAATCTGCGTTATAATAGCTGGTAAAAGCCATAAACATGGTCATGAAAAACCCTGAATAATAAGCGGTAGAAATCGTTTCGCTAAGCCTAAATGAATTCTTTTTATATTTTGAAATATATTTTACCAACCCACGATAAATACCAAGAATTGAAAACGAATGTGATGCAGAAACAAAATTTCGAAGATTCCCGATAAGCGCCATCCCTTCTACTCCAATAAAGACGGCAATCATTTTTGAAGTAATGATTCCAGCTAAAACCCTGACTCCAACGGTCACCGAGTTGAGCTGAGCAACCTCAATCAGTACGTTATTATTGATATACCTTATTAATTTCTTCAATCAATATCGATTTACAACACTAATAATAGTTTCAATTTCTAGCTTTGTTAATGTAGGGTTTAAGGGAAGACTAACTACAGATTTGTGTATTTTCTCGGTCAGCGGTAGTGCCGACTTTGCTAAACTTTTTAACGCCAACTGCTCATGAGGAGGGATAGGGTAATGAACATTGACCTCAATATTGTGGTTACGAATATAAGAAAGAAAATCTTCTCTGTCCTTTAAGGAAATTACAAAGGCATAGAAAACATGATTAGAATCAGCGGAGTTTTCCGGAAGGATTATCTTTTCATTCTTTATCTCAGAATTATATCTTCTAGCAATTTCCTGACGTTTGTTATTGTCTTCATCAAGATATTTAAGTTTTATCCTTAAAAATGCAGCTTGAATTTCGTCCAAGCGGCTGTTAAAACCTATTTCATCAAATCGGTATTTTGTAGAACTTCCGTAGTTACGAAGGGATTTAATTTTTTTCGCCAAGCCTTCATCATCTGTCGTGACTGCTCCTCCGTCTCCTAGCGCTCCAAGATTTTTGGTCGGATAAAAGCTGAAAGCTGCAGCGTCACCAAATGCTCCTGCTCTCTTATTTATAAATTTAAAGGCCCCATGTGCCTGAGCCGCATCCTCTATTAATAGAAGATTTTTGTCTTCGGCAAATGCTTTTATATCTTCAATCTCGGATACTAATTGACCATATAAATGGACTATGATTATCGCTTTTACGTCTGCTGAATACGCTTCTTTAATTCCCAATATCGATATGTTGTATGAGGCTGAGTCTGGTTCAACCAAAACTGGAATAAGTTCAGCATGCATTACCGAAAGTATGGTCGCAATAAAAGTGTTGGCAGGAACAATAATCTTATCGCCTTTCTTTAGCTTACCAAGTTTTATATAAGCCTTCAATATTAGGGTTAGGGCATCGAGACCATTGCCAACTCCTATACAATGCTTAACACCACAATATTCCGCGAATTCATCTTCGAATGCCTTTAGTTCTGGCCCTAACATATAGCTGCCCGAATCTAGAAACCCATCGAATTTTAACTTGAATTCTTTCTTAAAAGGTGCATTTAATTTTTGAAGGTCTAGATATTTAATCATATAAAGATGTTATCTAGTAAGTTAAAATTTTCCGTTGCTACTTTATAAAAATTTTGAGTTACCGTGCGTGCTCCAAAGCCTTCTTTCCAGAATTGAAGCCCTTTATTGATATTCATCCCTTGTTTTTCATTTGAAGTTCCAAAATCGAAATATTCTTTATCAGGAAAAACATTTTTTATCAATTGATAATGAAGAAAATCTAAGCTACCGAGTTGATTGTTTAATTCGTTGCCCGAAATATATTGAGAATGTGCCACATTTTTTGATTCAAAAATGGTGGTACCAGCAACAATTTGCTCATCCTGATAAACATTGAATTGTCTAATATTCTTTGGAAAGCTTTTCTTCAGATTCGTGATTTCTTCCAAACTATGCACCGGCTCGGCATTATGTTTCTCCTTTAGGTTTATGGTTAGAATTTCATTCCAGAATTCTTCAAAATCATTCTTTTCTTCAATTGTCAAACCGAGTTTCTCTGCACGTTTAACGCCTTCAATTCTGTTTGAAGAAATTCCGGGATTACTATTCATCTTAATGACCGACAAGGTATCTACCCGATAAATTTCGGCCTTGGTTAAATGAAGCAAATAATCCATTTCTTCGGTCGGTAGTTTGCTATAAATCTTTGGAATTTGCTTTATGTAAAGTTGACTGATATTGTTCTGGTTGAGATACTTCAATACCGCTTTATATATTTCCAGAACCTTTTCAAACTTAATGGATTTGGACAAAATCAATCCGCCGTAAGTAAGACCGTTATGAGAAAAAACCTCCTTTTCAACAATATTTGCAGGAAGAAGCGACAGTAATTTATCTTTTGAAAAAATCATCAGCGAAAAATCCTCGAACCGGTCCTGATGGTATTCCATAAAGTTTCTATGGAACAAGAACGGCGCATTTTTAGAACCTTTTAAAAATTGGTTCCACAGCTCAAAATCAGCGGAAGAATATCTAATGACCTTTAAACCGTCCATAATTCAAAAATAGGATTTAATGACTTAAACTATCATTAATAATCCGGGAAAACTTTCTTGCGCCAATCTCATTCAAATGGTCTGCATCATAAAAATCACTTTTGTTGAATCTTTTATCCTCTAAGAAATTTAGGTAACGAACATTAGGATAGGTTTTTGCTAAAGTTTTTCCAAATTGAATGGTATTTTCAATTTGATTTTCTTCCATATTTTTGAAGTAAGTTTCGTAAGCCGGAAGAGTTATTACAATTACTTCAATTGAATTTTCCTGGGCCAGCTCAACAATTGCTTTAAATGAATCTTGGTTAGCTTCAAAGTATTCTTCATTTTCAATCGTATGTTTTTTCGCTACGATTTCTCCTGTTGTATCTAAGTTTTTAGATTTGGATGAGACAGCTTCAGTCCCCCAGCCTAAACTATTCGACTTTACTTCATCAATTTTCAGAACATAATAATCGTAGATGCGATTGATGTTTTGGGACAATGAAACGCTCAAAATTTCAGAATTGAAAGCAATACCATCAGATTCTAAATCCTGATAAATTGTATAATCTTTCATTCGCCAGGATTCTTTTGAATCGTTTAATCTTTCAAATAAAGTCGTGTACGACAAACGGATGATGACCGTTTTTAAATTCGGCAGGAATTTTTGGTAATGTTTTAAAAGTTGAAGATCAATATCTACGGGCTGTGAAACATTGCTCAAATTGAAGGCAGCCGACTCTAAATATTTGGGGTTTATGCCGAATTCCGTATGAGAACTTCCAATTATGAGTGTTTCTATGTCACTTCCAGATTCTAAGATATAATCATTTTGAAGCTGAAAGCGGTTTGGAATATTTCTCAACAGAAGCTCCATAGTAATCCCAATTACCAAGATTGGCAGAATAAAAATGAGCAACAAGTTTCTAAAATTCTTCATCTAAAACTGAAAATATATGAATTCTTGTTGGTCCCCCTTAAAGTAAAAGATGCAGAAAACTAGTGCGTAGTAGAACGTCCAGCGCAGCGGTCTTGGCCAACTTAAACCAAGTTTTTCAATTGCATATTCTTTGGTCCGTCCTTGCCATTCCAATATAAAAAAGATAAAAATAAAAATCAGGGTTGTAAATGCGGCAAATTGCTCATTAAACTGCGGCACCATTAAAAGAGATTTCGAAAAAATAATAGAAAGATAATCTATAGCGCTAGTTAAATCATCTGCTCTAAAAAATACCCGGACTAGAACTAAAAACGCAAAGGTCTTTAGCATATTAAAGAACTCGAAGGGCGACGGAAACCACTTTCCTTCGGCAACCGTATCGCGATATTTATAATTAGTACCGAAAATTATGAGCGGTAGAAAATGCAATGCGTTAATCAATCCATAGACCACAAACTTCCAATGGGCTCCGTGCCATAACCCGATAATCAGAAAAATCAATAAGGTGTTCCGGATTTGCATCGCCTTACTTCCCCAACTTCCACCGAGCGGAATATAAACGTAATCTTTAAACCAAGAAGTTAAAGAGATATGCCAGCGTCGCCAAAACTCGCCAATACTTCTAGAAAAGTAGGGGAAATTAAAATTCTTCATCAGGTCGAAACCGAAAAGCCGGGAAGTTCCAATCGCAATATCCGAATATCCCGAAAAATCACAGTAAATCTGAACCGTAAAAAAGAATGCGCCCAACAATAAAGTGCTTCCTGAATACTCTTGATAGTTTGCGAAAAATTCATCCACAAATTTTGCGCAGTTGTCGGCAATCACCATTTTCTTGAATAATCCCCAAAGAATCTGCCGAAGACCATCGATTGATTTATGTAATTTAAATTTCCTTCTATGCAGAAATTGAGGCAAAAGATGTGATGCTCTTTCAATAGGACCGGCCACCAACTGCGGAAAAAAGCTCACAAAGGTCGCAAAGACAATGAAATCTTTAGTTGGGCTAATCTTGTTGCGGTAAATATCAATAGTATAGCTTAAGGTTTGAAAC
Encoded here:
- a CDS encoding polysaccharide transporter, PST family, whose amino-acid sequence is MKRLLNYFDKNLLLKIASLNSVAVITRVIVGFLTSKAIAYYIGPSGMAIVGNLRDFLGSTRSFGSLGFYNGIVKYTAELKKDALQLSRLLSTSFYSVLGISILLSIAIFFSADWLNDSILNSKGDYSYVFRILALALPFYSINLLILAVLNGISKFKFLLKVTIIGQILAGAVTIILIWKYSIAGAMIAIVLAEITVLLVTLIGIRTKFKKISLVDFKNFNFGIIKNLSSYSIMALFSAALLPLAFVFVRNYIAEKVGLDQAGYWEAMNRLSKYYLMFISTLLTLYILPRFSQISEASEFRKEIFNFYKNILPIFAIGLIGIYFFRNYIILLVFTKEFYAVESLFFWQLLGDFLKVISLVISYQLLAKNMLKQYLVTESVSISILVLSSIYYIDIYGVVGATIAHFVTYSIYLVMMVYLFRRELFSTN
- a CDS encoding polysaccharide transporter, PST family, giving the protein MKKLIRYINNNVLIEVAQLNSVTVGVRVLAGIITSKMIAVFIGVEGMALIGNLRNFVSASHSFSILGIYRGLVKYISKYKKNSFRLSETISTAYYSGFFMTMFMAFTSYYNADSINKFLFSDYYNFDYIIEIFALALPFYSINMFCFSILNGFSKYKMLLVINIIGQVLGLLITILLIYQNNIDGALISAVMAPSIIFLITVIGIVNRKSLVSLVNIKDVNYNMLRRFSPYAVMAIVTTVAMPLTLIFIRNYIISSVGLVEAGYWEAMNRISDYYLMFVNSIMALYIIPKFRDIHEKDLIKKELILLYKSIMPIIAIGMVIIFVLKGIIIRIIFTPEFLPTENLFLWQMLGDFLKIMAMIIAYQFIAKRMFFHFVIIEIFLILMLYLSSILLVDMYGLQGAVIGHFVSYLMQFGIIVLIFSSSIFSVLPASKE
- a CDS encoding dTDP-4-amino-4,6-dideoxygalactose transaminase produces the protein MIKYLDLQKLNAPFKKEFKLKFDGFLDSGSYMLGPELKAFEDEFAEYCGVKHCIGVGNGLDALTLILKAYIKLGKLKKGDKIIVPANTFIATILSVMHAELIPVLVEPDSASYNISILGIKEAYSADVKAIIIVHLYGQLVSEIEDIKAFAEDKNLLLIEDAAQAHGAFKFINKRAGAFGDAAAFSFYPTKNLGALGDGGAVTTDDEGLAKKIKSLRNYGSSTKYRFDEIGFNSRLDEIQAAFLRIKLKYLDEDNNKRQEIARRYNSEIKNEKIILPENSADSNHVFYAFVISLKDREDFLSYIRNHNIEVNVHYPIPPHEQLALKSLAKSALPLTEKIHKSVVSLPLNPTLTKLEIETIISVVNRY
- a CDS encoding Acetyltransferase (GNAT) domain-containing protein codes for the protein MDGLKVIRYSSADFELWNQFLKGSKNAPFLFHRNFMEYHQDRFEDFSLMIFSKDKLLSLLPANIVEKEVFSHNGLTYGGLILSKSIKFEKVLEIYKAVLKYLNQNNISQLYIKQIPKIYSKLPTEEMDYLLHLTKAEIYRVDTLSVIKMNSNPGISSNRIEGVKRAEKLGLTIEEKNDFEEFWNEILTINLKEKHNAEPVHSLEEITNLKKSFPKNIRQFNVYQDEQIVAGTTIFESKNVAHSQYISGNELNNQLGSLDFLHYQLIKNVFPDKEYFDFGTSNEKQGMNINKGLQFWKEGFGARTVTQNFYKVATENFNLLDNIFI
- a CDS encoding hypothetical protein (manually curated), with amino-acid sequence MKNFRNLLLIFILPILVIGITMELLLRNIPNRFQLQNDYILESGSDIETLIIGSSHTEFGINPKYLESAAFNLSNVSQPVDIDLQLLKHYQKFLPNLKTVIIRLSYTTLFERLNDSKESWRMKDYTIYQDLESDGIAFNSEILSVSLSQNINRIYDYYVLKIDEVKSNSLGWGTEAVSSKSKNLDTTGEIVAKKHTIENEEYFEANQDSFKAIVELAQENSIEVIVITLPAYETYFKNMEENQIENTIQFGKTLAKTYPNVRYLNFLEDKRFNKSDFYDADHLNEIGARKFSRIINDSLSH
- a CDS encoding D-alanyl-lipoteichoic acid acyltransferase DltB, MBOAT superfamily; the protein is MLFNSIEFAIFLPIVFCLYWAIGAKNLKLQNIFLLVASYFFYAFWDWRFLGLILFSTIVDFVIGILLSKSESKKHRKILLWTSILINLGLLGYFKYSNFFLENFVQAFTLFGSDLRYSSLYIILPVGISFYTFQTLSYTIDIYRNKISPTKDFIVFATFVSFFPQLVAGPIERASHLLPQFLHRRKFKLHKSIDGLRQILWGLFKKMVIADNCAKFVDEFFANYQEYSGSTLLLGAFFFTVQIYCDFSGYSDIAIGTSRLFGFDLMKNFNFPYFSRSIGEFWRRWHISLTSWFKDYVYIPLGGSWGSKAMQIRNTLLIFLIIGLWHGAHWKFVVYGLINALHFLPLIIFGTNYKYRDTVAEGKWFPSPFEFFNMLKTFAFLVLVRVFFRADDLTSAIDYLSIIFSKSLLMVPQFNEQFAAFTTLIFIFIFFILEWQGRTKEYAIEKLGLSWPRPLRWTFYYALVFCIFYFKGDQQEFIYFQF